The genomic region aaaaaaaaaaaaattaatctgctttATCAAAGGAACTCAGAAGTGTATTTTAAGCAGCTGCAGTGTACGGTacaataagtaaataaaatacttggcACATGCATGAAAGATTTCTGAGGTAGGAAGGCCAGAGTATAAGGGGGTGTTAAAGGTTTAATATCCTAAAACAATATACGTGACAGAGTTGAGAAACTATTCCTTTCACACCTACCTACAACTTAGGTTTCAGAACAGTCTTAAAGGTGAGGGACTCTTCCACAGCCCAGACCCTGTACATTATTTAGGACATAAAACCCAGTTTGCTGATGCATTACATTTACAGAGACCGGAAAGCCTGATTTGAGAAGTTTTACTTCCTCTTTTCTCATCTAGTAAACAGGACAAAATATGTGCCCCTTAAAACGTTACCACTAAGTGTGAACGCTAATCATGTCCTTAGACTGTAATGCTTGAGAGGGGGAGAAGTCTTTCAGGAAAGAGGGGCACAGGTTTTCTGGTAGCATTCTCCACTGTAAAGCGCAGAGGAGCCCTGGAGAGGTAAAGGCTACAAAAACTCCTAACCGGCTTAATGTGCACGGGCCTCTGCAACTGAACAGTTCCTTAAGTACCCGAGAGCTGTATAGCACACAAGCCTTAAATTATAGACGGGTGTAACTCTGGCTGTAGCCGAAATAAAGAAGCCACTAAAGCTTAGACAGGCAACTGCCTAAGAGCAGACAGCGATGTTATGGAGGAAGTAAAGAACCTGCACCCAGAGGGATGCTGTACAGCTGGGAAAAACCTCTTAAGAGGGAAACGTTGCAGCTCCAGTGGTGCATtcaggctgcagccccaggtTTAACGTCACTACTTCTGCGGAAAGCCCCTCACAGCCTACTATAACTGGCTGGCTGGTGCACAAGGTTTGCGATGCACTTTCGGCAGTGCCCCAAGGTGCCTAATGCCCCTGGCCACGGTGTTGGGTTGCCACGAAGCATGAGTGACTCTCAGGGTAGGGTAAAGCCTTCCTGACTTGAACTCCTGCAGAGCACTAAGCTCCTCTTTGTCTTTGAACATCTCCCCTCATCATAAATAACCTGCTTTTCAAGCATGCCGCATCCACCAGCTCCCACTGAAGTACTGAGGGTTTAGCAGCACCTTTTAAGGTACACAAAGAAAACTTGGTCCTGACTTTGGGAGGGGGAGGATCTCAGTTATGTGTTATCACAGAAATCAGTAGCCAACTTCCCTTTGCCTGAAATTAAGACTTAATAGAGGTTTTTAGCCCTTCTTTCCAAAGCTCTACATTGAGACCCAGGTCCCTAGCATCCCACTGCGACACCCAGTTAACCTGAGCTGGTAGGTGGGTGCACAGTGGTGTCCCAGCACCTCTGGACACCGGGAAGCTCTCCCATAGCTTCCCATCCACTGCTTCATCTAGCTACCACCACACACACCTGGCAGGTGCTCGGTCAGCCGCCTCGGCGAGGGTTAAGGATCGCATCCTCTTACTGGCTGGCTCACCTCACATGCTGCTCACAGCTGTGATCAGAGGGTTTTGCATTTCCATTAAGCTGTAAGTATAATTACACAACTCCTCATCACCAGTGAAATGACACCAGGAGATTTAATAACACATAAAAAATGAGAGGTTTATTATATTGTCAAACTAAATCCAAGCACAGCAAATTATTAGATCTCATCAATAAATACCATTAgtttaaacagttttattttagcagAGAAGTTATTTCCCAATGCAAATTACTCCTTTTTCACTTGCATGATGACCCTCAGCACCTGCTGATTAAAAGGGCAAGGTAACAGAGTTCAGTGAACGTCTGGAGATAAAAGGGGATTCACCTCCAAACATCAAGCCTCTACActttagaaaacaggaaaaacaagcaacCCAACATAGCTTGATATGATCAtagcagaaagcagcaatatTATAACAGTATCAATATTTCATAAGTTCGGATATTATTTTGAAGACAAGGAATAGCAAATTCTATGAAATCATGACTTGGTAGGTAAATCTAGGCAAGTAGGAATGTTTAGtacagcaaaggaagaagaatattAAACAGGCATTAATGGCTCCAACTTTCAGCTCTTACCCTGGAAAATCTGTCTGTGACAAAGGGAAAGACTTCCAGGAAGGGAAAACAGGCTGAAGGTACCCTTGACATCTACTATACCAATGTACAGGAAGGGATTTAaataacagttttcttcttctttgtattatttaattaaacCCAAGGAAGCAGATACCTACCACCTTAACCCCACAACATCCATGTCACAACAAAGATAAAATGCATGCCTTGACAGTCCTGATGACATTGAACCAACCactatttttgttactttaaaatacGGCTTTCAATGGGCAAAGTCCAAAACAAAGGCAACCCAAGTTCACAGAAATAAGTGCAGTCACTGTGAAcatttccctctccttctctttatTGATGATGGGCAACTACAGAAGACTTCTGACTACTTTCACGACTAGAATGAGCAATACCAATTTCTGTATATATCACAATTACATTTTGCTACAAACTAGGAATACTATAATAAAATGATTATAACAATGTACTGCAAGACAGTCAAGTCAGTTATTCACATACTGACTTACACTACTAGGAGAAGTAACATCACTCTGCTCCTCATTTGCTTCAAAGGATATTGGCAGGTTAATGCTAATAGCTGCCCTCAGGTTAGCCCAGAAAAGGGGACGCTTGCTCCTCTCCTTCGGCCACTCCAGGTAGGTTCGCTTTGCCATGAGAGCCTTCAGCTTGTGATACCTGGCAGGGATAATGTACGGAGGGATCGGCTCCAGTAAAATGAGGATTAAGCTGTTGGAATTCTCGCTGAATAATTTGTGATGGGCAAAGTACAGCTCATAGTGACACCACTCGCTCTGCACAAAGTTGGGAGACAACACAAAGATCGACTTGTAGCTCTTCTCAATGCAGTTAATGATGTTCTCCACAATGCTCTTGCCGGGGACAAAGTTCCTCTCGTGCTGGCACAGTTGTACACAGCCCTCCCCCTTCTCCAGGTTCGGGATCAGCTCGTTCTTCACCCACAACGAATCGCGCTCGCTGTAGGAAATGAACGCGTGAAACTGCAGAATGGTCTCCTGCTCTTCGGGGCGGCTGTGCCAAGCCCTCCGCTTTGTCTGCGTCCACTGCCACGTCATCCGCACGTACCACGGCACATCCAAGTAGATGCACAGAAAGGCCACGACAGCCACCAGCACCAGcgtcagcagcagagctgtcacCAGCAAGAGCACCGTGTTGCAAGCCAGTTCAGTCAGGTGGAAGTCCTTCAGCTGCGTTCCTTGCAAGTCTTCCGGGTACTCGCACACATACGCCGCTGGCCAGCCAAACAGCTTCCCCCCAGACTGCCTCTCCAGGCGGATAAAGTCTTGCAGTTCACAGGAACACTTGAACGGGTTGTGCCCGGCTTGTAGCTCCCTGACCCGTGGGCAGCTCTGGAAGAAGTCGGCAGATGGGGTGAGGATCGAATTCATCTCTACGTTCAGGAACTCCAGCGACGTAAAGCCACTGCACCCCGGCAGGTCAGCCAGGCTGTTCGATGCCAGGTTCAGCTCTTTCAAGGATTTCAGCTCAGCCATTCCCTTGGGGACACTGGTGATGTGATTGTTTTGGAGGTTGAGTTTTTTGATGTTGACTGGCAAGCACTCAAACACGGCATCCATCAACTGATTTGAGGACAGGTCCAACTCTGTCAGAGACTCAGCCCATTGGCATTGCACATCACCTCCATCGTGACTCAGCAAGTTGCTGCTGATGTCCAGGTATTTCAGTGACTTCATACGGCTAGTCATGAAGCTTACCTTGGAAAGGCTCTCAAATTTATTCCTCTGCAAAATAAGTAATTTCAGATCTGTCAGAGTGCCACAATTCTGGAACAATTCATCTGTCAGGGCATTgtgagaaaaatttaaatactgaaatgagCTTGTTCTATTGGGGCAAAGCATGTGTGGCATATATGCATCATATATGGTCAAACTGGCAATATTCATCTCTGAAAACTGTCTGTATAGAATCTCCTGGTTGAAATAATAAACCTTATTACGGACATGCTCCAAAGTTAGCACCTTCATGGAGCCACCCAAAGAGATTAATTGTTCCAGAGAGCTTAATAAGGGTAGAAATTCATATTCAGTCAGCTCCCCCAGTGGTCCCCGAAAAGTCAAATTTCTCACAGTCAAATGCTCCACGGGTGAGTACCAAATAAGCAGGAAAATTTGCAAAATGATAGTCCATTGTAAGTCCACAGTGTCAAGCATGAGAGCTGTTGTCttgattttcttcagaagtgttaaagaaggggaggggaaatcTTTGTAGCTCAAGGTGTATCTTAAGTTAACTATTCTTAAGTTTTCTGAAGTGCTCATTCCATCGTACAGGAGggaaaaactgaagttttgGTTTGCTGCAAAAACAATGTGGAGGCTCCTTGTATTCAAGGCTGTCAGACTCTGAGGCTCATACAAAGAAAAGTCTTCTAAGGTCAGGAAGACAGTGCACAGCTGCAGATGTATGATATACCTGAAGTCTGACCTTCGTATCATTGTGGCACTTAATCCTAGGTACTCCAAACGAAACATGTTCCCAAATTCCTTACAGACGGGCAGGGCAGTAAACTTATTGAAAGAAAGATCTAAATGTCTAAGATATGCAAGATTTTGACAgtaaactttcaaaatattattatgAGATAAATCTAAGTATTCcaaatcttcattaaaaatgaagacactAAAGTCAAGCTCTGTAATTAGATTATGAGAAAGATTTAATACTTGAAGGtcagaaagataaataaattcTGAGATACTAAGTCCAGAGATCCTATTATGTGATAAATCTAATACATGAGTATGGACTGGAATGTTTTTTGGAACATTAGTTAGCAAACTGCTTGAATAATTTgcaataaattcattttccacAGTTGGCTGGATATTATTCCATAGCATGAATATAAAGACACACGCAAAGACATAGATATTTGTAAGGGGTCTCATTGTGCTTTCCAGGTTTATCTTGgttttttacagaaacacagaagcaaatcttcattttctgttcaataTGTCTCAGTGATGAGTCCAGCCCTATGGGAAGAAAACACGTGGAATTTGCTGAAATTGTTGAActgttgaattttctttttattgctaaaataaaatgcaaattttatgtaataaaaattttatttttacatacttTTGTTCTAAGTTCTTATCAATCCTCCTCACCCCCGCTCTTTAATTCCAATTATTTATTCTCAGTTTAgtagaaattaattcctttataATGGGAGGAATACAATCAGTGGTATGTTAAAAAACCACAGGGTTgttaagaaatacaaatttctcAACAAccttgaaaaatacaaaaccgGTACAAACAGACATCAATGCATTTAGGAGTAAAGGAGAACAGAACAAGCCTCCCATCTGCTCTTCCCGTACACTCCACGTCCACACACATTTGGGGACAGAACTCCAAAAGCCTCGTGGACCCTCACAGAAATGGGTGCAAAACCAATCTCTTCACTCAGAAGAGCCAAAGGATATTCCTCTTCACACTCCAAAGACCCGGGACATGGCCATGCACCCCCTCAGGGTCAGCCGATCAAAGAAGCTGATCAGCTTTGTCTTTGCTATAGCACAAAGACATAGGGGTCCATTTTTCCAGTAAGCCAAGAATCTTGAGGAGGAATTATACTGTCTCATGAATATTGTAACACCTATCTGGCCAAAAGCATACTCACAGGAAAATCACAGCATAACCAGACACTACATATGAAGCAGTGGTAcccaaaatctgaaagaaaacacttgatGCTTCCAAAGGCTGCAGGATTTGCTAGGTGTCCTAGGAAatttcctacattttccaaATTACCCCAGCATTGCAGCTTGACATAGAACCTCTGTAGAAATGGTGAGGGACAATGAGTCTAGTTCTACGGATCAGAAAAACCCAGGGAGGGAAAGATTTTGTGGATATGGAAAACGGTTCAGCAGCATTAATATCTGGTCATGTCTATCAATAGCCTACATAGATTTGGAGAGGTATCAGTCCTATCATGAAAAACCATGACCTGGGCATTACTCTCCTGTTGTCACACATTTAACGCAACACACAGACAACCTGAAGTATGAGCAACTCATAAACTATTTCAGGAGACTAACATCCccgatttttttttcctgttctgattttgtctgtaaaacacccaaagttttaaaattctgccCCTGTGTAatcttttgttaaataaaaaccaaaagcctATTTTTTCAGTTCTAGGTTATAATGTGTGTTAGTCTCTAATAATTTGATTGACCGATATAAATACTCATCCCTTCTCCTCCAAGTCTCCTATGAAGCTTaatcaagttttcttttaattaagtaaagcaaaaatacatgtaattaACATCaccaaaagcaataaaagaataaatcagtAAAGTATAAATTTTCTACCTCAGTAGAATCCAATTGAGTGGTCAAATTCTGCCTTCAGAAAGTTGTGCTGGGGTATCCGAGCACAGAATAGAAATGAAGCTGGGATGGTTGGTCAAAGTACAGTATCACTCACAAGAAGAACCAAGACAAGCAAATCTTACCCAGCTTCCTTCAAGGAGCAGCTGACCCTGTTCTTCAGAGTCCAGGCTGGTAAAGAACCTCTTGAATCAAATAAACTTTGATCTGGAACTATCATCTGGAGGAACTTCTCCCTGGGCAAAAGGGATGCCAGGAACAAAGCAAGAAATGttctgaagggagaaaaaaaccagaaagatatTCTCTGTCCGTGCTCCATTGCCAGATGAGTTTTAATTTACTGTGTATGCTATGCTATACACTGCGACAAGGGATGATCTGCACTGTATAGCACTGAAGAGTGCCACAGTCAAAGAATAAAGCAGGTATGTCTAGCAAAGCAATATTAAGGATCAACAGTTACCCCTCTAACACTATCTTATGATGGTATTAGAGTTGGATGAGAATGAAAATCGCCatactgaacatttttttccttttcttgtttgttgaAATTCAACATACAGGTGagcattttcactgaaatttcaaAGTGCAAGAATATCTTCCAACAGTGAAGAAACACCAGCACCTGAGATTTGATGGAGTCCAAACCAgatataacaaaaagaaaaaaaatgtaaataatggAGCAAATATAACCCACCTTTTGTGCATGGAATCCACCTCTGAGTGAAGAACCAGCAAAAGTCCTCTGCATACTTGGTTAACATCctcaaaacagaatttcaaacATATGTAATCTTCAAGCTGGGGAATCTCACATGAGATGCTAATTCCTTAATAATTACTACCTCAAGAAGTAGAAAGAACAAGGTTTTCTTATACAGGTTATATAATTCTACGAATTAACAAAATTTCCCTACAATGCAGGTATTGAGAGCACAATAAAAGGAAACTTCTAACAGTCCAAACGCAAAATACATTTACTTCTGTAATATTAACATAACAGTACAGTTTAGGAGGAAATAAGCCTATCTGTGGTACAGAATATTCACCAAGGCAAGACTGTTTAAATAATTCCGCATTTCTAATTTCACGTCTGCTTCTGATAGTTACACACATTCTAGAAATTTGTCAACTGCATCTCCTCTTTTGCATAcacagaaaagaggaagcagaacCCCCACCACCAACTTCTCTTTGTATCAAAAACTCTTGCAGAGCTCTACTCCGCTGAATTATTTTCCTCAGCAAGCAGACTAATTAATGTAGCACACTGACAGATGGCAAAAGCTTAGATCTCAAAAGCTGGTAACAGGGGCAAACTGGCACAGTTCAAAACCTTTACAGGTCAATCTTTACACTAGAGATGCCTTGGATGGTTATCAGGGATACCCCACATTGTAGCTTCCTtcaaaaaattataaaaaatgaacCATAGAGAGTATTCTCTATATGAAAGCTGTAAAGAAGCCACGAAGAATACAGCAATGTAGGGCAATCTGGCAATAGAGGAATCCAATAAAGCAGCCATTCAATTAGCATTTTGAACAAGGGCAGGAGCCTAGTGAGCAAATCAACAGAGCAGAGAGCGAGTGCATTGCAAAGGCAGATGTAAATAACCAAAACCAACACCTCAGTCCCATAAGCCTCCAAACTAACACAACATGCTTCAGTAAGATTAATtagcaaggaagaaagaagcagagatgaataaatgaatgaagatttatttaatcttaatgaattttaagattaaattcaTGAAGTATGTAATGAATTCTTCAGGTATGAGCAAACTAGGGGGAGAGGGGGGCACCTGGGCCTATTCTGGACTCAGTCTAGAGCTTACTCCACCCCATAAAACAGCGCCTTGGAGGAGAGTTGAAGGCAAGAGGGGATTCAGCTAAAGAAGCTGCAAAGTATGAAAATTTATTCTAGACACCAGTGCCAGTTATATTTCAAGCTTGCATTAGATTCctttgaaacttttcttttgcaattacCTTTTCAATTTTGCAAAGAATAATTTAAccctttgctttgctgaaagaaaatgtctacttttcatttttagattgATGAGTAAAATAGTCTGAACTGAAACTGAACTGAAACCATTCTGCTTTCCTCAGTGCAGTGAATCTGAGCAATACATTACAGAAAACTTGGAGACATTCGTGACCCAAGACAAGACCAGGGATCATGAATGTTTCTCAGTAAGCAGCAAGACTCTGCCTGTCAGCTGATACTGTCTTGTCTTCGAGTTAAAGAGGAAGTTCCCATTGCTGGGCATTAATCCATGAAAATGAATAGACTAAGGCACTATTGTTGACAGAACAATAATATCCCGATTATGCAAATCAGTGGCAGTTTTACTTCCAATATAATCCATGAAAAAACTTTGATGCATGGACAAAATCAAATATACCATCAGCTTTCATCAGGACTCCAGTGCACACACAGctgtaaaaagcaaaagtatCTAAGCCTTTAGTTGTAGTATGTTTAATTTCCTTACTGCCCTTCTTTATcagactttaaaatacattcaaataaaCAGTTTGccataaagaaaaatttacaactagttaaaataaaactgatactCCAGATTACCTCTGTTAAACAATTAGGAACATTGCATAATGTTGTTTTTACTAACCAGTTCAGCAAAGCTTTGTTTGGGGCTGGTTTCAGCTTACTGATTAAGTCATTTCGCACGATAGGCAAGAACTAAAAACCAGTGTATTTCTGTTCATGCATCCTGAAATGTACCCTCTAAATACCATCCTTTCCATAGTCAGCATATGTACACTCATGCACATACCTTGTTCCATTGCTGAGGTTTatattgctgggtttttttgcagctgaTTCTATCAATGAGCACCTGCCTTCACAAACAGCCTTTCCTCAAGGTACATTTCACACTTCTGCCTATATGTTGTGATTACTTACCCAGAGGGGAACCGTAGGTACACTTGGCTGGGTATCAGAAGCCAGTCAGGACCAGCACCGTGCCCAAAGGTGTGAAGAATCTCTCCAACTGGAACTGCCAGTGTTTGGTCATATCGAGGACCTTACCTTCAACTGCAACTCTCATTGTCACAACTTAACCCTGTGTGTCAGGTAGGTGAAACAAGGGCTAAACGCCACCACAAGTCAAAGTGAGCAGAGACTGTACCGCATTTATGCCCAAGCCTATTTCGCTTGGGCATAAACAGACACAAGGATCAAAGCTGTGGAAATCAAACTGGTAACACAGAGTCACCTTGCAGAATACAGAACTTTCTCATTTATTGGTTTATCAACACTGCTTCCTCTTGACCAAACAGTGACTACAAATGAGCATTACAGTCAATCTCagtaaatgtttctgaaagaaaaacagccaaaCTGAAGCCCTGAGTAAAACCACAGGTTTCACGGAGGTTTTTGAACCTTCCCCTCAGCAGAATGCCTCACCTCCCACGGAGTCCCATTCTTTTCCCTTGACCGCCTTTCTCTGCTCTAACCCTCTGCAGTTGAACTTCAGTGATGATCCTTTGTAACATTTCTAAAGCTGAAAAAGAGCCGAGCTCTCAGCAGGGCAACCCACATTGTGTCAGGACTCCCAGTCTGTCACAGTTCAGTTTCCTTCATACTACACACTActtaaatatacataaaaacatTCACACTTCCACTTCATTCTGCACATTTTCTAGGTTTTGGAGGGTGTTTAACCCCCATGTTATCAGTTTTGTAAGTTGATATTACTATGTATGTAAAAATAGCATTCCTGCTAGTCACCAAGATGACTAGTTAGATGCCAGGAATCTGCTCTGATACGGTATCTGACATCAGAATACATTTACACACTCATTTTCCTGGTAACTGGAGTGCATTAGCAGTTACCAATTTCAGTGCAGAACCAGCTGCAGACTCACATCACCAGGGTGCACAGAAAAGGGTagctgctttccaaaatgtgcagaaaaagTGGCTGACAGGCTGTGAGACTACACATGGCCCCACGTATGGGAAATTTCTTCTTGGACTAAAACTGGTTTTATAGAAAGTGTTCAGAGTATGGCAGAGGctaaaataattgtttgaaATATTCTGATACGTATCACTTGAGAAACTCATTCTCTCCTGTGGAATCAGAGAAACTAGATGTAGTAATTCATTGCATGTGTAGCTGTTTTGTCAATTATCTGCCACATACCATGGACAAAAACCTAATAGCATGTGTGTTTCAGGTTCCAAAGTTCCAAAGTTTTAATTGCTCCCCATGCTCATTACAAGCCCCTTCCAACATTATTCACGCAAGGATTTTGGACATATACCACAAACCTGCAGTTACATATTTCTGCTTATGATCGCATCAGCTCCATTGCCAGAGGTCACGTAGTTCCCAAGTTCTTTCCAAAGTGGCAAGAAAACCCTTGCTAAAACCTTCCActcctgaaagaaagaaataatgtcTGGCAACAGCTATGTGCTCCCACGTGAATAACAGGAAGGATTCTTGGTGCACTCTCTGACTTTCAGAGGGTTTTTCTGTCCTCCTGCCAACAGAAGCAGCCATATGAGTTCTTAAAGCTTCACACACAACAGGGGATGTTAACTCTATTACTGAAGTTTCAAGGGCTACTGACCTAAAACTCTGaggctttcaaagaaaattttcacATGAGCCACCATGTAACAATCCAGCTCCCCCTGGTTGTGTGAAAGGGATAGGCAAACCAAGCTAAGTCTGTTCATCTTCAGTTTTCTAAAGATTAAATGACTCATACACTGAAGCATTAgttggaggggaaggaggaagcatagaaaatatttgtttccgCTGTCCTGAATTAAATGCCTGCAATTTTATAATAGGTGTGTTATATTAATTTCAAGGCTGAGTGGGATGACAGGGCTAAAGGTGTTAAATTTGACCTTTCCCCTACAAATCATAAACAGTTGCTGACAGTTCAAGACTTCAAGAGACCTCAGCCTGCTTAGACCTCgggcaaaaaaaaatcaaaattaaaatcttttgttaATAATAATGGAAGACAAGAATGagataaaatgcaaacattCTATACTAAATGAGGATTTCATCTTAACATCCCTTCTTCTGTCGTATTCCTGttgaaacacatttttgaaaggaaaacttaCTACTTTCTGGTCATCTAAGTCTGGTATTCCAGATGGCAAACACCTCCCCCTCTGGagacaaagacaaaatttgCTGTCATCATCTTTAGCAGTTGTGAATGTTTGTCAGAGCTCAGCCATGTTTTCTTGAAGCCAGACCAGCACCACtacagtgtcctggtttcagctgggagagagttaattttctttctagtagctggtattgTGTTgtgtcttggattcagtatgagaagaatgttgataacaccctgatattttcagttgttgttgctcagtagtgtttagaccaagtcaaggatttttcagcttcccatacccagccagcaagaaggctggaggggcacaagaagttgggaggggacacagccgggacagttgacccaaactggccaaagggatattccacaccatgtgatgtcatgcccagtatataaactggggg from Aquila chrysaetos chrysaetos chromosome 1, bAquChr1.4, whole genome shotgun sequence harbors:
- the LOC115339796 gene encoding toll-like receptor 1; the protein is MRPLTNIYVFACVFIFMLWNNIQPTVENEFIANYSSSLLTNVPKNIPVHTHVLDLSHNRISGLSISEFIYLSDLQVLNLSHNLITELDFSVFIFNEDLEYLDLSHNNILKVYCQNLAYLRHLDLSFNKFTALPVCKEFGNMFRLEYLGLSATMIRRSDFRYIIHLQLCTVFLTLEDFSLYEPQSLTALNTRSLHIVFAANQNFSFSLLYDGMSTSENLRIVNLRYTLSYKDFPSPSLTLLKKIKTTALMLDTVDLQWTIILQIFLLIWYSPVEHLTVRNLTFRGPLGELTEYEFLPLLSSLEQLISLGGSMKVLTLEHVRNKVYYFNQEILYRQFSEMNIASLTIYDAYMPHMLCPNRTSSFQYLNFSHNALTDELFQNCGTLTDLKLLILQRNKFESLSKVSFMTSRMKSLKYLDISSNLLSHDGGDVQCQWAESLTELDLSSNQLMDAVFECLPVNIKKLNLQNNHITSVPKGMAELKSLKELNLASNSLADLPGCSGFTSLEFLNVEMNSILTPSADFFQSCPRVRELQAGHNPFKCSCELQDFIRLERQSGGKLFGWPAAYVCEYPEDLQGTQLKDFHLTELACNTVLLLVTALLLTLVLVAVVAFLCIYLDVPWYVRMTWQWTQTKRRAWHSRPEEQETILQFHAFISYSERDSLWVKNELIPNLEKGEGCVQLCQHERNFVPGKSIVENIINCIEKSYKSIFVLSPNFVQSEWCHYELYFAHHKLFSENSNSLILILLEPIPPYIIPARYHKLKALMAKRTYLEWPKERSKRPLFWANLRAAISINLPISFEANEEQSDVTSPSSVSQYVNN